GGTGCGAGGTGCCTCTCTCGAGCTCGTCCAGGACCTCGTTGATCGCGGCGGCACCGAGCGGAACGCGCCGCGTGATCGCGCGCGAGACGTCGATCATTCCCCGGGAGGCGAGCTCCATCAGGTCGACGAGGTCGCTGCGGAGATGGTCGGAACACCCGATGATCCGCCGCTCCCGCGCGAGCACGTCGCGATACGGATCGAACGGGAACGGGCGGGCATCGAGCGCGACGATCACGAGCCGGCCGCCGGGAGCGAGCGATCGCAGGGCCGCGGTCCGAGACGCCGGCGTTCCCGCGAAGTCGAGGGCGACGTCCGGGCCCCGCCCTCCCGTCGCGGCGGTGAGCGATTCGGCGAAGCGGGGCGCGGACGCGTCCAGAGGGTGCGCGCCGAAATCCCGGGCCGCCGAGAGCTTTTCGGGAACGACGTCGGCCACGACGACCGCGCCGGCTCCGAGAACCCCCGCGAGCTGGACGGCCGAGACGCCGAGGCCTCCGAATCCCGAGACCAGGACGCTCTCTCCGGGCCGGATCTCCGCGAGACGGAGCGCGTGGAGCGCCGTCGCCGACGAGCACATCATGACGGCCGCCTCGTCGAACGAGACGCCGTCCGGCACCGGGATCGCGTTTTCGGCCGGGACGGCGACCCGCTCCGAGTAGCCTCCGTCTCGCTCCTTGCCGAACATCTCGGCGCGCGGGCAGAACCGTTCCCGTCCCGAGCGGCAATCGGCGCAGAGTCCGCAGCCGACGAGGTAATGGACGGCGACGCGGTCGCCGATCGCGACCGAGGTGACGTCCGCGCCGATTTCCGCGACGACGCCCGCGATTTCGTGCCCGAGCGTCCGCGGGAGCGTCGCCCGCCCCGGATCGCGCCGGTAATGCGCGTCCGAGTGGCAGATCCCCGCGGCCCGGACTTCGATGACGACCGAGCCCCCGTCCGGCAGGGGATCCGGGGAGTCCTCGTCCGTCAGCGGTCGACCGGGGGAGACGAGACGGACGGCGCGCATTCGCGGAACGGCTCGAGCGCCGTCAGGCCGTGACCGACGAAATCGCCTTCAGGAAGGCTTCGATGCGGCGCAGCACCGTTTCGCGTCCGAGGAGCTCGACGACGTCGAAGAGCGGGGCGCCGACGGTCTTTCCCGTCAGCGCCAGCCGGAGCGGGTGGATGATCTTGCCCGCGGAAATCCCCTTTTCGGTGGCGAGCTCCCGGAGCATCGCCTCGAGAGCCTCTTTGCGGAAGTCGGCCGCGGCCGAGAACCGCTCGCCGAGCGCGGCGAGAAGCGAGGCGGTGTCCGCGCCGACGTTCTTCTTCAGCCCTCCGGCGTCGTACTCCAAGGGATCGGCCGCATAGTCGGCGATCGCCGACCGGAGCTCCGCGAGCGTTCGCGAGCGTTCCCGATGGAGAGCGATCGCCGTGAGCGCCACCGGCTCCGGCGGCAGCACCGCTCCGTCGACGTCGAGCCGCAGGAAGAGCTCGGCGGGCGTCATCGCCGCGAGGTACTTCGAGTTCATCCAGAGGAGCTTCTCCGGGTCGAAGACCGACGGCGACGCTCCGACCCGTTCGAGCGAGAAGTCCCGGATCATCTCGTCGAGCGTCATGATCTCGCGGTCGTCGCCGGGAGACCATCCGAGGAGCGCCAGGAAATTGACGAGCGCTTCGGGGAAGACGCCGGCATCCCGCCACTCTTCGACGGAGGCCGCCCCGTGCCGCTTCGAGAGCTTCTTGCGGTCGGTCCCGTAGATCATTCCGAGGTGCGCGAACTTCGGGAGCGGCGCGCCGAGCGCCTCGAAGAGCGCGACGTGCTTGGGCGTGTTCGCGAGGTGGTCGTCGCCGCGGATGACGTGGGTGATCCGCATGTCCACGTCGTCGACGCAGACGGTGAAGTGGTAGAGCGGATGGCC
This region of Thermoanaerobaculia bacterium genomic DNA includes:
- a CDS encoding zinc-binding dehydrogenase, encoding MRAVRLVSPGRPLTDEDSPDPLPDGGSVVIEVRAAGICHSDAHYRRDPGRATLPRTLGHEIAGVVAEIGADVTSVAIGDRVAVHYLVGCGLCADCRSGRERFCPRAEMFGKERDGGYSERVAVPAENAIPVPDGVSFDEAAVMMCSSATALHALRLAEIRPGESVLVSGFGGLGVSAVQLAGVLGAGAVVVADVVPEKLSAARDFGAHPLDASAPRFAESLTAATGGRGPDVALDFAGTPASRTAALRSLAPGGRLVIVALDARPFPFDPYRDVLARERRIIGCSDHLRSDLVDLMELASRGMIDVSRAITRRVPLGAAAINEVLDELERGTSHLRSVVLPAG
- the gltX gene encoding glutamate--tRNA ligase produces the protein MTVRVRFAPSPTGSLHVGGARTALYNFLFARHHGGTHILRIEDTDVERSRTELTDQILRSLEWLGIRWDEGPIHQSDRMDLYRAKADALLAAGKAYRCFCTPDELDADRKRAEAEKRAYQYSKKCRALDAEEAARRAESGERFVVRLRVRPEPIVVEDLIRGRVEFPAGATDDFVLVRSGGHPLYHFTVCVDDVDMRITHVIRGDDHLANTPKHVALFEALGAPLPKFAHLGMIYGTDRKKLSKRHGAASVEEWRDAGVFPEALVNFLALLGWSPGDDREIMTLDEMIRDFSLERVGASPSVFDPEKLLWMNSKYLAAMTPAELFLRLDVDGAVLPPEPVALTAIALHRERSRTLAELRSAIADYAADPLEYDAGGLKKNVGADTASLLAALGERFSAAADFRKEALEAMLRELATEKGISAGKIIHPLRLALTGKTVGAPLFDVVELLGRETVLRRIEAFLKAISSVTA